In the genome of Raphanus sativus cultivar WK10039 chromosome 9, ASM80110v3, whole genome shotgun sequence, the window TTTATCTGGATATATAGCTTCGGCAAGTAAGTTGAAAGAACGACACTGTGGAACGGATAGTACTTGTCAAAGGTGTGGAGCCGAAACAGAGACTGTGAaccatattttatttgaatgtcCTCCGGCAGTGCAATGTTGGGCCCTATCTGATATCCCGACTTCTCTGGGGTGTTTCCCGTGTTCTTCCCTCTATGTCAACATCGAGACCCTGCTGAAATTCTCAAAAGATTCAAATCAACTTGGAGTTGTCTCGAGGGTGTTCTCATGGATCATGTGGTACCAGTGGAAGGCAAGGAACAACAAATGCTTCAACAATAAAGATACTCCTCCCATAGAAACCCTGCAACTCGCCTGTCAAGAAGCTGAAGCCTGGAAAATGGCACAAATAACCGATACAATATTCTCCGCATAAGAGAACCTCCAGGAAGCGGCGCCTACTATCGAGGATACTACGTCGAGCCACTGGAGGTGTCAAGTTGATGCTTCCTGGGTGGAGATGTGTGATGGAATTGGGATGGGTCTCATAGTGCTGGAACAGGAAAGTGAAATTCTGAGAGGACAGAGCAAAGGATCACAAGTCGAATCCCCACTACACGCAGAGGCGGAAGGACTGTGCTGGGCAATGAAGGAAGTTCATAAACGCGGCATAACAAAGGTGATCTTCGAGTCGGACTGCCAGCAGCTGGTGCACGTTCTCCAGCAGAAGAAACCTTGGCCAGCACTCGACTCTGTTTTGGATGAAATTGGAGCTATGTCTGCTATCTTTACTGctgtttcttttaaatttatctCTCGCTCTGCAAATGTCCGTGCGGATTGTCTTGCTAAAGACGCCCGATCACGAGTGCAAAGCTTCAGCTTCTTTGAAGTTAAGGTTCACTAAGGTTAGCCGTTAAGGCTAGCTTGTATGAAACCCATTTAGTTTGAAATGAAATTTTatatggttgacaaaaaaaaaaaatcagtatagCATTATTTGCATCATACCATTGAAGCTTTAACATCATTATCAAAATGTTTAGTAGTATTTTAATCCCGTAATTATGGAAAGATTTACTTATTTTACATTCTTGTCTATACCTATGACTAGTCGTTTGAACAAAGAATAATATGAGAGTTAAAAGAAGTCTTAGAAAGAAACTGAGAATGTAAACAGACCAtgtacaaaacaaaaaaaaaagccctAAATTGGTCAGGAACATCCACCTTATTCCAATTAAAACTTTACATTGagaaagttaaaaaaagaaaagaaataaaaaccaaaGAGACAAGTCAGATACTAAATTTGTGCATCTATGTCGTCAGAATCTTACAACAATACACAAAGGGGAGagagatagatagagagagagagaggatctGCAAAGCACATTTGATTAGAGAAGCAGCACAGACTCTGGTTTAGGCAGAGCCAGTGTTGTCTCCATGTGTTGCTGTGACCAGTAGCCGTGAGCGTTCAGGACACGGTTTAGAAGTTCCTGCGGCACTGGCTCTCCTCTCCTCTGCTGTGGCGATATCTTAGCTGTATGGACCAGCGTTTTCCACTTGTCCTGCTCAAATAAAACCAATCATGTTTGGCCTCGTGTCTAATCATGCGGATGTCAAAAACAAGTGACATACCTTGAGATCAACGTAAGTGCGGTGGTCTGCATCTTCGAAAGCACTATGCTTAACATCTCTCCACCTGCGGATTTCACCCCAAAAAAAAATGGTATCATCTCTCTTCTACTTCACTAACCcacaaatattaacaaattaatcTGTTTTTATACCTTCCAGTACCGAGTTTCTCAACAGCTTGAACAAGTGCTTCTACTTCAGTAACAGAGAAAGGTCGACGCATTCTTCGCTGTGCagtctgctgctgctgctgctgctgcttagATTTATGACGAGGCGGTTGAGGAGACAGTTCGGTGAGCGCGGCAGCAGCAGGAACCAGAGCTTTGGAAACATCTGTTGCGGTTTCCTTGTCAAACGAGTGAGATGGGTACAGTGCTAAATCATGCTCAGATTTGAACACGGTGTCCATGTCAGAAGCATGGCATATAGGCAGTTCCTCGCAGACATGTCCCAACGGGTTACTAGAAAGTAGCAAAACAAAGAACATAAGACGCCAAAACTTtgtttttgagtattttttaaatgttaagtTTGTGAATAGAAGTGTGAACCTAGATAACAGATGAGGCGCTTCTGAGCTGGGTTCAAGGCTGAAATCAAGAGAGTCCAAGTGGGTGTTATCCTGAGAGATCCCAGTCTGATGAAGTGTTTTGTTATCATCTCTGACTTTCTTCCCTTGAACCATCAGACCAACTCTGTGTCCATCACTCAATAAAGTGCTCACTGCTTCCATCACCATTCTCTAAAGACCCATCACAACATAACAAGTGAGTTACAACAGAAATGATAAGAAGGAAGGAGAAATCAAAGACCTTGGTTAATGATGTTACCTTCAAGGAGCCAACAGTAGCGGTTTCTGGAATCTCTACAAATAGCTCAGGCACCCTGAATGACTTGATTCGCAGTCTCACTGagaaaaaataaagcaaaataCATTGTAGTGTTAGTGTAAGAGTGTCTTCATTCTCACAAATAAGTAGAGACTCTTTTGGTACCATGAGAGTCGCTTGAGACAAAGGATGCACCTGGACCTTTCATAGTAGTAACAGTTCTGCTGCCTGCAAAACATAAACTCCATCTTActacattaaataaaaaagcTACAAGATATGGACAGAGGGATTAGAACAAAAGATACCTCTTTGCATCTTAGAGCGCAGACGATAATCATCAGACACAGAATCAGAAATGTGTTCAAAGTATTTCCTTTTCTTGATAGGATAGCTCCTCTGATGGTGCAAGTAATAACTTCTCCATGATTTTGCTTCTGCAACACCCACCAAAAAATGCAAGTAATTAAGATTTGAAACCTAGACAAGAATCCTTTAGGCGAGTGGGTTACTACTACCTGAATGTCTTGAACCTCCTTTCCAGTGTCTAGAAGCCAATATCTTCCTGATTCTTCTGTCTCCAACACGCGGCACAGATCTAGGTGACTTTTTGGTAACACGAGGGCATATATACCCAGAAAAgttttcatcatcatctctaCTAAACATATTTACATCATCCAAAGCACCACGGGAAGCAGCAGCAGCCCCCATTGAAGGCACTTTGGTTCTACTAGTAATACTACCACCACCTAAACTACCTACACCATTAGGTCTCGCATCCAGAACTACAGCACCAGAGTTGCTAAAACCCTCAGCCTCAATCTCTACTTTGCCATTAATCACAGAACTGAATCCACAAGGGCTCATTGAACCCTGATAAGGACCAACATCGGGTAAAGTAGCAGGCTTTTCTTCCACAGGGAACTCCTCCTTCACGCTGTGGATTTGTGTCACGAGACAATGATCTCCTTCACTCTCGGACAGCAAGTTTTCAGCTACGGTGGCCAGTAGATCAATCGCACACGTTCTATCATTTTcacttatctcctcctccttgAAGCTGCGCCTCTTCTGGGCCAAAAACAGAAAGAAgtcaaaaccaaacaaaaaagaagtGAATGGGAGGGGTAAGGCTGTTATTACCCTAGCGGATCTGGGGGCTCGAGCATTGGCAGGGAACTGTAAAGAGAACTCTTCTACACACTTATGCGACACCATTTCTCAGAATGCATAACACAGGAGTATGCTTTAGTGTTTCAATGGGTTTAGCACTACACCAACCAACGAATATTTCAAGAcctgtataaaaaaaaaaaagagagccaTGGTGATCAACAAAACGAGATAAAGAGAGTATAGAGATTAAACGATAACACAAAAAAATTGCggttaagagaaaaaaaagtacAAAACAAAAGGGGGGGTTTTGTCTGAAAGCTTTTGGGTCAAATCCGTGAAAATAGGTTAAACCActctaaaaccctaatcaaCTCTTAAGATCCGAAACCGTCaggaaaaccctaaaccctaacaaAATGATTGAGAAAAAAACATGGATCTCAGGATCAAAGGGCCAATAATAGATCACGGGTTCTAAATCTCAGATCGGGTTCACAGATCCACAAAATTTTCCAGGAAAATTTAACCCAGAAAATCTCAGGtcggaaaaaaagaaaagaatttcAAGAAATTTTCCAAGAAAACGACAGATTCAAGGGAGGTAAAAAAGGACGGAAAACTCTAAATCTTCCCACCTTTAGAACCCTGAGCTTTCAGGTTTTTAGAATTAAAGAAATTAAGGAGAATATTCCGGCGAATAAACCCGGCAATTGCAAGATCGGAaatgaaaaagagagagaaacgcGAAGGAGAGAAAGGACGGGAGAGAGGGGACTCACACCAAAACCCCCTTCGTCTTCTTAACACATGCGTTTTCCCGAGAAAGTGACGgaaactctttttatttttttttattttttttacttgtctGAAACGCTACCCACACGATGGCGATCTCCTCTCACCACAAGCAAACTCtcaatctctctttcttttctctctcttctatcTCTCCGAAACgcctaaaaaccaaaaaccctTAAGAAAGACGGGACGACCCACGTTTTTTTTGGCTTAAAcccttttctttctttaggacTAGCTATATACTGAGTGACCTTTTCACCGGCTGAACCGGTATTACGCGTTGTTTTTTTAACCGGCGGGCTCATTCACTCGAAGACCAGGTTCGACATTGCTTGTAATCCCCCTCCAGATCTCACCACGTGGCGATGTGTGTACAGTCACATGATTCTTGGACCCAGCCAATGAGATGTCTACATGTCAAAGCATTCACTCTGTAtgtattaagaaaataattgattatttataaaagaatatatgcAATTATTAACTTGCACATTCttaaacaatttattacaattaaTGTATTCCATTTTTATTTCCTGTGAAAAATCTGAGTTTTAATTGGGAAACTGTAATTAGAGATTGAACTTTTTTactaactttttattatatattcattCCGTATCACTATAAGTGATGTTtaaggatttttattttgtttcataataagtgatATTCTCATTATTCTAGACAAAATTTAAtggtatttaaaatttgtgaccaattacagaatactatttttattagttgaattagttttatttaatgttttaaataacCAAGACAAAATCTATagaaaatgtgttttcttaatatttgtgcaAAATCTTAAACACAACTTAAAGTGGTATAGTATTTTAtactaattttataaaagaaattaaagaatTTTGTTAGGAATATAGTTTAGTTCGTAGTATTAGAACATCTCTATCCccactccatattttactctatttatagagtaaatgaagtggaaaatggagtattgaacaaaaaataaaagcattactccatttatggagtaatgcttttattttttgttcatcactccatttttcacttcatttactctataaatgga includes:
- the LOC108838768 gene encoding telomere repeat-binding protein 1 isoform X2 — encoded protein: MVSHKCVEEFSLQFPANARAPRSARRRSFKEEEISENDRTCAIDLLATVAENLLSESEGDHCLVTQIHSVKEEFPVEEKPATLPDVGPYQGSMSPCGFSSVINGKVEIEAEGFSNSGAVVLDARPNGVGSLGGGSITSRTKVPSMGAAAASRGALDDVNMFSRDDDENFSGYICPRVTKKSPRSVPRVGDRRIRKILASRHWKGGSRHSEAKSWRSYYLHHQRSYPIKKRKYFEHISDSVSDDYRLRSKMQRGSRTVTTMKGPGASFVSSDSHVRLRIKSFRVPELFVEIPETATVGSLKRMVMEAVSTLLSDGHRVGLMVQGKKVRDDNKTLHQTGISQDNTHLDSLDFSLEPSSEAPHLLSSNPLGHVCEELPICHASDMDTVFKSEHDLALYPSHSFDKETATDVSKALVPAAAALTELSPQPPRHKSKQQQQQQQTAQRRMRRPFSVTEVEALVQAVEKLGTGRWRDVKHSAFEDADHRTYVDLKDKWKTLVHTAKISPQQRRGEPVPQELLNRVLNAHGYWSQQHMETTLALPKPESVLLL
- the LOC108838768 gene encoding telomere repeat-binding protein 1 isoform X1, translated to MVSHKCVEEFSLQFPANARAPRSARKRRSFKEEEISENDRTCAIDLLATVAENLLSESEGDHCLVTQIHSVKEEFPVEEKPATLPDVGPYQGSMSPCGFSSVINGKVEIEAEGFSNSGAVVLDARPNGVGSLGGGSITSRTKVPSMGAAAASRGALDDVNMFSRDDDENFSGYICPRVTKKSPRSVPRVGDRRIRKILASRHWKGGSRHSEAKSWRSYYLHHQRSYPIKKRKYFEHISDSVSDDYRLRSKMQRGSRTVTTMKGPGASFVSSDSHVRLRIKSFRVPELFVEIPETATVGSLKRMVMEAVSTLLSDGHRVGLMVQGKKVRDDNKTLHQTGISQDNTHLDSLDFSLEPSSEAPHLLSSNPLGHVCEELPICHASDMDTVFKSEHDLALYPSHSFDKETATDVSKALVPAAAALTELSPQPPRHKSKQQQQQQQTAQRRMRRPFSVTEVEALVQAVEKLGTGRWRDVKHSAFEDADHRTYVDLKDKWKTLVHTAKISPQQRRGEPVPQELLNRVLNAHGYWSQQHMETTLALPKPESVLLL